AGAAAGCATGGACCTTTTAGAGCGATGGTTAACAGAGAAACGCGGTTCTCGTGTCCTTTTGAGTGTGCCTCAGAAGGGAGAACAGGCAAAACTTGCTGAGATGGTAAGGCAAAATGCGGCGGAAGCAGTTGCGCAAACAACCGGACGCACCGTAAAGGAAACTTCTGCTCTGGATGAACTGGGGAGGAAGTTGGGCCTTTCTGAGCCGCCGAAATATATTGAGTCCTATGATATCAGCAATCTGCAGGGCGGTGAAAATGTTGCCGGGATGATCGTCTTTGAAAACGGGCGGCCATTAAAATCAGCTTACCGGAAGTTTAAAATTAAAACAGTAGAAGGACAGGACGATTATGCTTCTATGCGGGAAACACTGGAACGCCGCTTTGAGGAATATGAGCTGCATAAAGAAGAAGGCGAAGGCTTCGGCCGGCTGCCCGATTTGATCTTGTTGGATGGCGGAAAGGGGCAAGTCGGGGCGGTCAAACCTGTTCTGGAAGAACACCATCTTGAGATTCCACTCTTTGGTATGGTCAAGGATTCCTCTCACCGAACAAGGGCAATTACAGGCGACGGCGGCGAAATTTCGATTAGCTCTAATCGTGCTGCTTTCACGCTGGTTTCTTCCATTCAGGACGAAGTGCATCGCTGGGCGATCGGATATCATCGGCAGCTGCGGAAAAAGCATTCAATCTCATCTGCATTGACTACCGTGGAAGGAATCGGTGAAAAACGAGCAAAAGCGCTTTTACGGTATTTCAGAACGATGACGGCAATTCGGGAAGCAGAGCTTTCCCAATTGGAGCAGGCTCCGGGGATGACAAAACCGGCGGCGCAAAAGCTTTATCAGGCGATTCACGGAGCAGAAAATCTTGACGAAAAATCGCAAAAAAGTTGACAGAATGACGAGAGAATGCGATAATAAAAAAATCAGGAAAAAAGGAGTCAGAACCTATGCGCGTAATTACAGGCTCTGCCCGGGGAAGAAAATTAGTGACCCGGGAAGGGGAAGAAACCCGTCCGACTCCGGAGCGGGTCAAAGAGGCACTGTTCAGTATTATTCAGTTTCAAGTGGAAGGGCGGCGGGTGCTTGACGCATTTGCCGGTTCTGGTCAGTTGGGAATTGAAGCGCTGAGCCGCGGTGCAGCCCATGCGGATTTTTTGGATCAGAGCCGTGAAAGTATTGCGGTGATTCAAAAAAATCTAGCAGAAACAGGCCTTTCAGAACAGGCCGAAGTTTATCACACAGATGCATTGGTTTTCCTGATGCGGAAAAATGCACCTTATGATCTGTGCTTTCTAGATCCGCCCTATCGTACCGGCCTTCTGCAGAAAGCACTGCCGCTCTGTGCGGAATGTATGAATCCCGGAGGGATGATCATTTGTGAGCATCCTACGGATGAAAAACTGCCGGAGCAGGCGGGAAAATTCCAAAAAGAACGAGAATATCGTTACGGAAAAATTCTGCTGACGACCTATACGTGTAAGGAAGTAAATATATGAAAATAGCAATCTGCCCGGGTAGCTTTGATCCGGTT
This genomic window from Caproicibacterium sp. BJN0003 contains:
- the rsmD gene encoding 16S rRNA (guanine(966)-N(2))-methyltransferase RsmD, which produces MKKSGKKESEPMRVITGSARGRKLVTREGEETRPTPERVKEALFSIIQFQVEGRRVLDAFAGSGQLGIEALSRGAAHADFLDQSRESIAVIQKNLAETGLSEQAEVYHTDALVFLMRKNAPYDLCFLDPPYRTGLLQKALPLCAECMNPGGMIICEHPTDEKLPEQAGKFQKEREYRYGKILLTTYTCKEVNI